In a genomic window of Nodosilinea sp. E11:
- the hpsA gene encoding hormogonium polysaccharide biosynthesis protein HpsA, whose translation MSRHLLRKALRLPQAALKRLVTGLLQLVLLANRPARLARSGFVLPTTVLLVLMVVLTATALTYRSFTRSDMAISQREQQVISNAATPALDRARAKIEFIFNKDNRFPSGLPTGDFLASMMLAAPYEPGIVPLPNDPFTLPDEQRLDINRDGTLDNAWSFVSDANRETIVYSIVVDDEATPADPRATAGAANLQGLTSPVTQAKANALVTRTGPLATTEATSICSNARAEKGWQVVNNGSTSTLQKNFQINVFVPNANNANRTVEAFEFQQSRIANRGNKWAAWFRYDMEIYPGAQFTINGAMHTDSSLMATGGGTTLTSYMISSHRSCVYGKEASEITVGVPSQDGTFQGQIVHGVPMDANYNTGTDNTTFHVFNGDREVPITDQRLTAANDSVSGGAPADVAVNPLVLFTEDRLVHTNKGAWTRDNAAWEANRLFTGERIFNKRVTKPFVDDFSRADNRWGPKPRYSDTDTNLAVSATRPAGSKITGADLLTDPETGLDGYWERQGMNYGLRLIVGERLELGNPSRWNFEPSRPTLNPEQRPPANTPAPTDRLYPPNGAPTVGTIIGANEYRQKRALRDNLAAVQGMVVYHHEGPGPMASNGTFPAACVALTAHPGTAQTIANSRTFAQWINGRVKADFLNGQGTNGWEFQYNAAFNSSTKFRTQVVADQPLGIALRNLAYFAGDPNGGAPSFPAVQEPNVVHPFPHQAMWGDFSPLRRIIEENGLDSAANFDALSPADQATVHSAACTLGLLAYNLQEELNEYDALSSLASFDNLTSISGRVNNLLGAIAAYIRNNTDPGSNFNDDGVTLVQRLTNYNLNRAQWRRNRINNILRTQLAKRDATTGEIVTTPDGKLIIVDPVDSTIERIDGTPLKDANGNILFDADGVIRGVTAPYNGDAATDQYLIDQTLPYLRNNFLSGQTLKTSTALRATLLPANRDRPLGGFVENNGINLGGASEYFNRITFTQWKALFPHGTGNIAQADVDKFEEFATRVNRIYSLVRDRDRGFRAGRPQKNFTSTTPRTLAWDDQTGYVVPVEYGVGNTRYTFNLKTNCDPNVFRPILPGGGGGDDNVGISGLVGCSMQQELPIRNPSLYYLFPLQSHSHLGTGYHAQPDVGDSQQPPEEYITQTYIKNQNSGATRYKPVALAADYDTNQAVQDNNIIRAVNRIAAVPASRTALTTWVTPASAVTADTLLPTNVNNDNRAFSINICGQQQACFDTSGNVVTTNLTGATVSFLDKGILNGREQLAVRVLDMDMGRLTNSPVSTAVNADYWISDIACDADTQDCDAFTEGIVYAFREDAVREDEIVRPKRTNQNAAACLTVDTVTSANCRMVTTPGSEQDPPLTTSGVSLKPVDFVADPDRRPHGFRLRNGDDMSRNYNRAVGMTFVTDNSVYIQGNFNRHFGRTRTINPANGQVATGANPGPMEEFTALVGDKNWTEANFYGDRTQANLNQNFAQPATDRWRPVEVLADAFTILSPGFLDGDVDDTFLARPTALSGTATSYMNQSRPNTAQAVVREGSATGPVFVDRNGNAFVDTEPLNTHVASGDWTSLSTSEVNRRLNIRQVANDDISVNGVFIAGIVPTRPNQGYGGLHNFPRLIEHWGGRSLNIAGSFLQLNFTTGSTGPFEHDAWEPGANPVAGRGAGEQLGYYNPPTRRWGYDPALLYYPPAAAARRFVSVDTPRSEYFRELPADDPYIVNLRCANRAGAAPVYDANIRGNCPA comes from the coding sequence ATGAGTCGTCATCTACTGCGAAAAGCTTTGCGGCTTCCCCAAGCGGCACTCAAGCGCTTAGTTACCGGGCTGCTACAACTTGTACTGTTAGCCAACCGACCGGCCCGCCTGGCCCGGTCGGGCTTTGTGCTACCCACTACAGTCTTGTTGGTGCTGATGGTGGTGCTCACCGCCACCGCCCTCACCTATCGCTCGTTTACCCGCAGCGATATGGCGATCTCCCAGCGCGAACAGCAGGTAATTTCCAACGCGGCCACTCCGGCCCTAGACCGAGCCAGAGCCAAAATCGAGTTTATCTTCAACAAAGACAATCGCTTCCCCAGCGGCCTGCCCACGGGCGACTTCTTAGCCAGCATGATGCTGGCGGCCCCCTACGAGCCTGGGATAGTGCCCCTGCCCAACGACCCCTTTACCCTGCCCGACGAACAACGACTAGACATCAACCGCGACGGCACCCTCGACAACGCCTGGTCATTTGTCAGCGATGCCAATAGAGAAACTATTGTTTACTCAATTGTGGTGGATGACGAGGCCACCCCGGCCGATCCACGGGCGACCGCTGGTGCCGCTAATCTCCAGGGTCTAACGAGCCCGGTAACCCAGGCTAAAGCCAATGCCCTAGTAACCCGAACCGGGCCTCTAGCCACCACCGAAGCCACTTCAATTTGTAGCAACGCCAGAGCTGAGAAAGGTTGGCAGGTGGTAAACAATGGCTCCACCAGCACCCTACAAAAGAATTTTCAGATTAATGTGTTTGTGCCCAACGCAAACAACGCCAACAGAACGGTAGAAGCCTTTGAGTTTCAGCAATCGCGGATTGCCAACCGGGGCAACAAGTGGGCCGCCTGGTTCCGCTACGATATGGAAATCTACCCTGGTGCCCAGTTCACTATCAACGGGGCCATGCACACCGATAGCAGCCTGATGGCGACCGGTGGTGGGACTACGCTGACCTCCTATATGATCAGCTCCCACAGGTCCTGCGTGTATGGCAAAGAAGCTTCAGAAATCACCGTTGGCGTACCATCCCAAGATGGTACGTTCCAAGGGCAGATCGTCCATGGCGTGCCTATGGATGCAAACTACAACACGGGTACCGACAATACCACCTTCCACGTTTTCAATGGTGACCGAGAAGTACCGATTACCGATCAGCGGCTAACTGCGGCCAATGATTCTGTCAGCGGTGGTGCCCCAGCCGATGTGGCGGTAAATCCGTTGGTGCTGTTTACCGAAGATCGCCTGGTTCACACCAATAAGGGTGCCTGGACTCGGGACAATGCCGCCTGGGAGGCCAACCGGCTGTTTACCGGAGAACGCATTTTTAACAAACGGGTGACCAAGCCCTTTGTAGATGACTTCTCCAGGGCCGACAACCGCTGGGGGCCAAAACCTCGCTACAGCGATACTGATACAAACCTGGCCGTTTCGGCTACTCGGCCCGCTGGTAGCAAAATTACGGGTGCTGATCTATTAACCGATCCCGAAACCGGTTTGGATGGCTACTGGGAACGCCAGGGCATGAATTATGGTCTGCGTTTAATTGTGGGTGAACGCTTAGAACTGGGCAATCCTAGTCGGTGGAACTTTGAACCATCCCGGCCAACTCTAAACCCTGAGCAGCGTCCTCCGGCAAACACGCCCGCCCCAACAGATCGCCTCTATCCTCCCAACGGTGCGCCAACCGTCGGCACCATAATTGGGGCTAACGAATATCGCCAGAAGCGTGCCCTGCGGGATAACCTAGCCGCAGTTCAGGGCATGGTGGTTTACCATCACGAAGGGCCAGGTCCAATGGCCAGCAATGGCACGTTCCCGGCAGCATGTGTAGCGTTAACAGCACACCCTGGTACAGCCCAAACTATTGCCAACAGCAGAACCTTTGCCCAGTGGATCAATGGCCGCGTTAAGGCCGATTTCTTGAATGGTCAGGGAACCAATGGCTGGGAATTTCAGTACAACGCAGCCTTTAATAGCTCAACAAAGTTTCGTACTCAGGTGGTAGCGGATCAACCCCTAGGAATTGCCCTTCGCAACCTGGCCTACTTTGCTGGAGACCCTAATGGGGGTGCCCCGTCCTTTCCAGCCGTTCAGGAGCCCAATGTTGTTCATCCCTTCCCCCACCAAGCCATGTGGGGAGATTTCTCTCCGCTGCGGCGGATCATTGAAGAGAATGGACTAGACTCGGCTGCCAATTTTGATGCCCTTAGCCCAGCCGATCAAGCCACCGTCCATTCCGCCGCTTGCACCCTAGGCCTGCTCGCCTACAACCTTCAGGAAGAACTGAACGAGTATGACGCGCTATCTAGCCTGGCTAGCTTTGACAACCTCACTAGCATCAGCGGACGGGTTAATAATTTACTGGGTGCAATTGCTGCATACATTAGAAACAATACCGACCCCGGCAGCAACTTTAATGATGATGGGGTTACCTTGGTGCAACGGTTAACGAATTACAACCTCAACCGAGCACAATGGAGGCGCAATCGCATCAACAACATCCTCAGAACCCAATTAGCAAAGCGGGATGCAACGACCGGAGAAATTGTGACCACGCCTGATGGGAAGCTTATTATTGTTGACCCCGTCGATAGCACTATTGAGAGGATCGATGGCACCCCCCTTAAAGATGCTAACGGCAACATCCTCTTTGATGCAGATGGGGTAATCCGTGGTGTAACGGCTCCTTATAATGGGGATGCAGCCACCGATCAGTACCTGATTGATCAGACCCTTCCCTATCTGCGCAATAACTTTTTGAGTGGTCAAACCCTAAAAACTAGCACTGCTCTACGCGCTACCCTCTTACCCGCGAACAGAGACAGACCCCTCGGCGGATTTGTCGAAAATAACGGTATAAACCTCGGTGGAGCATCGGAATATTTCAACAGAATTACCTTTACTCAGTGGAAAGCACTGTTCCCCCACGGCACAGGGAATATTGCACAGGCCGACGTGGATAAGTTTGAAGAATTTGCTACTCGTGTTAACCGGATCTACTCCCTTGTGCGCGATCGAGATCGGGGCTTTAGGGCGGGTAGACCTCAGAAAAACTTTACCTCTACTACTCCCAGAACTCTAGCCTGGGACGACCAGACCGGATATGTTGTCCCCGTGGAGTACGGTGTAGGGAACACGAGATATACCTTTAACCTAAAAACCAACTGCGACCCTAACGTCTTCCGGCCTATATTGCCCGGTGGTGGTGGCGGTGATGACAACGTCGGCATATCTGGGCTAGTGGGTTGCAGTATGCAACAAGAACTGCCCATTCGTAACCCCTCTCTGTACTACCTCTTCCCCCTGCAAAGTCACTCCCACCTGGGGACGGGCTACCATGCCCAACCCGATGTGGGGGATTCTCAACAACCCCCTGAGGAATATATCACCCAGACTTATATTAAAAACCAAAACAGCGGGGCTACTCGGTATAAGCCCGTAGCGCTAGCTGCGGACTACGACACTAACCAGGCTGTTCAGGATAACAATATTATTCGGGCCGTGAACCGCATTGCGGCAGTGCCCGCTTCTCGAACAGCCCTAACCACCTGGGTGACTCCCGCTAGCGCCGTGACGGCAGACACCCTCTTGCCTACCAACGTCAACAACGACAATCGAGCCTTCAGCATCAACATCTGTGGCCAACAACAAGCTTGCTTCGATACTTCTGGAAACGTGGTGACTACCAACTTAACCGGGGCTACGGTTTCCTTCTTGGACAAAGGCATTCTCAATGGCCGTGAGCAACTGGCCGTCCGGGTGCTGGATATGGACATGGGCAGGTTAACTAATAGCCCAGTTTCTACCGCGGTTAATGCCGACTACTGGATCTCTGATATAGCCTGCGATGCCGATACCCAAGATTGCGACGCCTTTACTGAGGGGATTGTCTACGCCTTCCGAGAAGATGCCGTGCGAGAAGACGAAATTGTGCGGCCCAAAAGAACTAATCAGAACGCCGCCGCCTGTCTAACAGTTGACACCGTTACCTCCGCCAATTGCCGCATGGTCACCACCCCCGGCTCCGAGCAAGACCCACCGTTGACCACCTCAGGCGTTAGCCTAAAGCCAGTAGACTTTGTGGCCGACCCCGACCGTCGCCCCCACGGCTTCCGGCTCCGCAATGGCGACGACATGAGCCGCAACTACAACCGCGCGGTGGGCATGACCTTTGTCACCGACAACAGCGTCTACATCCAGGGCAACTTCAACCGCCACTTCGGTAGAACCAGAACTATCAACCCCGCTAATGGCCAAGTTGCCACAGGTGCTAACCCAGGCCCCATGGAAGAATTTACCGCTCTCGTGGGCGACAAAAACTGGACCGAGGCCAACTTTTACGGCGACAGAACTCAGGCAAATTTGAACCAAAACTTTGCCCAGCCTGCTACAGACCGCTGGCGTCCGGTAGAGGTTTTGGCCGATGCGTTCACTATTCTGTCGCCGGGGTTCCTCGATGGCGACGTGGATGATACTTTCTTAGCCAGACCCACGGCGTTGAGCGGCACCGCGACGTCTTACATGAACCAGAGCCGTCCTAACACAGCCCAAGCCGTCGTCAGAGAAGGCAGTGCCACCGGCCCAGTCTTTGTCGACCGCAACGGGAATGCCTTTGTGGATACCGAACCCCTTAATACCCACGTTGCGTCGGGAGATTGGACCAGCCTGAGCACCAGCGAAGTTAATCGCCGGTTGAATATTCGACAGGTGGCTAACGATGATATCTCCGTCAACGGTGTCTTCATTGCAGGCATCGTGCCCACTCGCCCCAACCAGGGCTATGGGGGTTTGCACAACTTCCCTCGACTCATTGAACACTGGGGCGGCAGAAGCCTCAACATTGCTGGTTCGTTCTTGCAGCTCAACTTTACGACTGGCTCTACCGGCCCCTTCGAGCACGATGCCTGGGAACCCGGCGCTAACCCCGTTGCCGGTAGAGGAGCAGGAGAGCAGTTGGGCTATTACAACCCCCCCACCCGCCGTTGGGGCTACGACCCAGCTCTGCTCTACTACCCTCCCGCTGCTGCCGCCCGCCGCTTTGTCTCGGTAGACACCCCCCGCAGCGAGTACTTCCGCGAGCTGCCCGCCGACGATCCCTATATCGTCAACCTCCGCTGTGCTAATAGAGCCGGTGCTGCTCC
- a CDS encoding Coenzyme F420 hydrogenase/dehydrogenase, beta subunit C-terminal domain — MTLAQPPHNKAKALRPGATRPAKELCSECGFCDTYYIHYVKEACAFLNQQFPTLEQQTHGRSRDLEAEDDVYFGVHQDMMAARKQQPIEGAQWTGIVSTIAIEMLTQGLVEGVVCVQNTESDRFQPQPVLATTPEEILAARVNKPTLSPNLSVLEQVEQSGMKRLLVIGVGCQIQALRAIEKQLGLEQLYVLGTPCVDNVSRAGLQKFLETTSRSPDTVVHYEFMQDFRVHFKHSDGSTETVPFFGLKTNQLKDVFAPSCMSCFDYVNGLADLVVGYMGAPFGWQWIVVRNDRGQAMLDTVMDQLDTQPVMSEGDRKAAVQQSIPAYDKAVTLPMWAAKLMGVVIERIGPKGLEYARFSIDSHFTRNYLYVKRNYPQKLAAHVPEFAKRIVSQYKLPE, encoded by the coding sequence ATGACCCTGGCCCAGCCTCCCCACAACAAAGCCAAAGCCCTGCGCCCTGGGGCCACCCGCCCCGCCAAAGAGCTCTGTAGCGAGTGCGGCTTTTGCGATACCTACTACATCCACTACGTCAAAGAGGCCTGTGCCTTTCTCAATCAGCAGTTTCCCACCCTAGAGCAGCAGACCCACGGGCGCAGCCGCGACCTAGAGGCAGAGGATGACGTTTATTTCGGCGTCCACCAGGACATGATGGCCGCCCGCAAGCAGCAGCCGATTGAGGGCGCTCAGTGGACCGGCATTGTCAGCACGATCGCGATCGAAATGCTGACCCAAGGGTTGGTCGAAGGGGTGGTGTGCGTTCAAAATACCGAGAGCGATCGCTTTCAGCCCCAGCCCGTGCTGGCCACCACCCCCGAGGAGATTTTGGCGGCGCGGGTTAACAAGCCCACCCTATCGCCCAACCTGTCGGTGCTAGAGCAAGTCGAGCAGTCGGGCATGAAGCGGCTGCTGGTGATTGGCGTCGGCTGCCAGATCCAGGCGCTGCGAGCGATCGAAAAACAGCTCGGCCTAGAGCAGCTCTACGTGCTGGGTACCCCCTGCGTCGATAACGTCAGCCGGGCTGGCCTGCAAAAGTTTCTCGAAACCACCAGCCGATCGCCCGATACGGTGGTGCACTACGAGTTTATGCAAGACTTTCGGGTGCACTTCAAGCATTCCGACGGCTCCACCGAAACCGTGCCCTTCTTTGGCCTTAAAACCAACCAGCTCAAAGATGTGTTTGCCCCCTCCTGCATGAGCTGCTTTGACTATGTGAATGGGCTAGCCGACCTGGTAGTGGGCTACATGGGTGCCCCCTTTGGCTGGCAGTGGATTGTGGTGCGCAACGATCGCGGCCAAGCCATGCTAGATACAGTCATGGATCAACTCGATACCCAGCCGGTGATGTCTGAGGGCGATCGCAAAGCCGCCGTGCAGCAGAGCATTCCCGCCTACGACAAGGCGGTGACGCTGCCCATGTGGGCCGCCAAACTGATGGGCGTGGTGATCGAGCGCATCGGCCCCAAGGGTCTAGAGTACGCCCGCTTTTCCATCGACTCCCACTTCACCCGCAACTACCTCTACGTCAAGCGCAACTATCCGCAAAAGCTCGCCGCCCATGTGCCTGAGTTTGCCAAGCGCATTGTCAGCCAATACAAGCTGCCGGAATAG
- a CDS encoding serine/threonine-protein kinase — MICCLNPHCTQPNHTTLAAVCPTCGNALERRLRGRYRPLKLIGRGGFGRTYFALDADRLNSRCVIKQFAPQTQGTKSFLKAVQLFEQEAVRLHELGEHPQIPTLLAYFEQNKYLYLVQQMVQGRTLHQEISAQAAYSEGSLRQLLEDLLPVLHFIHEHGVIHRDITPSNIIRRQVDQKPVLIDFGVAKQFSEAIRYEQGTRIGTEGYAPIEQLRSGQAYPSSDIYSLGATCLHLLTGCKPEDLYSPLEGRWLWQEHLQKQGRTIHPGLAAVLNSMTKDLVSERYQTAQDVLDDLRRLPKLEGAVPGWISTQSDPSDPSNQSLFAGIDRPPLSGPGNSAGLVMPVTALPDSQEVSGPVSRSSSGPVSGSSNTARPLSSIPIPPTGKPANSRPPSSGPAGSRWQLVKTLAGHQSWVTTAAFNPKQPVLVSGSLDDTLRIWNWQTGDLLHSLKGHARGVNDVAIDPRGHWVVSCGDDATIKVWHLGDATLRHTLKGHMRDVTAIALSRSGTLLASASEDGTLKLWNIAQGTLLKTLPGSAGMLKTVALASADQQLISGGLDNTVRLWDIQTATTLAVLTGHTNTVNQVAVSPDGRLIASASKDRTVRLWDLVTGTLIHTLQGHTQEVNSVAFFPDGRRVVSGSSDGTLRLWSSQTGILQATLSAHVNPVHQVAVQMGGKILASASADKTIKLWQRQS; from the coding sequence ATGATCTGCTGCCTCAACCCTCACTGTACTCAGCCTAATCACACTACCCTGGCCGCCGTTTGTCCTACCTGCGGCAACGCCTTAGAGCGTCGTCTAAGAGGCCGCTATCGCCCGCTAAAACTCATTGGCCGGGGTGGCTTTGGGCGCACCTACTTTGCCCTCGACGCCGATCGCCTCAACAGTCGCTGCGTGATCAAACAGTTTGCCCCCCAAACCCAGGGCACTAAGTCGTTCTTGAAAGCGGTGCAGCTGTTTGAGCAGGAGGCTGTGCGGCTCCACGAACTCGGTGAACATCCGCAGATTCCGACCCTGCTGGCCTATTTTGAGCAGAACAAGTACCTCTATCTGGTGCAGCAAATGGTGCAGGGGCGCACCCTACACCAAGAAATCTCGGCCCAAGCCGCCTACAGCGAAGGTAGCCTGCGCCAGCTGCTAGAAGATTTGCTGCCGGTGCTGCACTTTATCCATGAGCATGGCGTCATTCATCGAGATATTACCCCGTCGAACATCATTCGCCGCCAGGTTGACCAAAAGCCGGTGCTAATTGACTTTGGCGTGGCCAAACAGTTTAGCGAAGCGATTCGCTACGAGCAGGGCACCCGCATTGGTACCGAAGGCTACGCCCCGATTGAGCAGCTGCGCAGCGGCCAGGCCTATCCTTCCAGCGATATCTACAGCCTGGGGGCTACCTGCCTACACCTGCTGACTGGCTGCAAGCCCGAAGACCTCTACAGCCCCCTAGAAGGTCGCTGGCTGTGGCAAGAGCACCTACAAAAGCAGGGCCGCACCATTCACCCGGGTCTGGCGGCGGTGCTGAATAGCATGACCAAAGACCTGGTTAGCGAACGTTATCAGACCGCCCAAGACGTACTAGACGACCTGCGACGATTGCCTAAGCTAGAGGGCGCAGTGCCGGGCTGGATCTCGACCCAGTCTGACCCGTCTGATCCATCTAATCAAAGCCTATTTGCGGGCATCGATCGCCCCCCTCTCAGCGGCCCAGGCAATAGCGCTGGCCTCGTGATGCCTGTTACAGCTTTGCCAGACTCCCAAGAGGTTTCAGGGCCTGTTTCGAGGTCTAGTTCAGGGCCTGTTTCGGGTTCATCCAATACCGCCCGGCCACTTTCATCCATCCCAATTCCCCCCACTGGCAAGCCTGCCAACTCAAGGCCTCCTAGCTCTGGACCTGCGGGCAGCCGCTGGCAACTGGTGAAAACCCTGGCTGGTCATCAGTCGTGGGTTACCACTGCGGCCTTTAACCCCAAGCAGCCCGTGCTGGTGAGCGGTAGTCTTGACGATACCTTGCGGATTTGGAATTGGCAGACGGGCGATCTGTTGCACTCGCTCAAAGGCCACGCTCGCGGCGTCAATGATGTCGCGATCGATCCGCGCGGTCACTGGGTCGTGAGCTGTGGGGATGATGCCACCATCAAAGTGTGGCACCTGGGTGACGCTACTCTGCGGCATACGCTCAAGGGGCATATGCGGGATGTGACTGCGATCGCCCTCAGCCGCAGTGGCACCCTATTGGCTAGTGCCAGCGAAGACGGCACTCTCAAACTGTGGAATATTGCCCAGGGTACGCTGCTTAAAACCTTGCCGGGTTCTGCAGGCATGCTCAAAACCGTAGCCCTGGCCTCAGCAGACCAGCAGCTGATTAGCGGCGGTCTCGACAACACCGTGCGCCTATGGGATATACAAACTGCCACCACCCTAGCGGTGCTCACGGGCCACACCAACACCGTTAACCAAGTAGCCGTTAGCCCTGACGGACGCCTAATTGCCAGCGCCAGCAAAGATCGCACCGTGCGCCTGTGGGATTTAGTCACGGGTACCCTGATACACACGCTTCAGGGGCACACCCAGGAGGTCAATAGTGTGGCTTTTTTCCCCGATGGTAGACGGGTGGTCAGTGGTAGCAGTGACGGCACCTTGCGCCTCTGGAGTAGCCAGACTGGGATTCTGCAAGCAACGCTGTCTGCCCACGTCAACCCCGTCCACCAGGTGGCGGTGCAGATGGGCGGCAAGATCTTGGCTAGCGCCAGTGCCGACAAAACCATCAAGCTATGGCAGCGACAGAGTTAG
- a CDS encoding gas vesicle protein K, with the protein MTSEHVEPDLLPSLALQPAAKTDAGLAPLLLTVIELVRQLMEAQVIRRMESGDLNDDDLERAADSLRKLEEQVVAMCEIFDVDPADLNIDLGEIGTLLPKEGSYYPGAHNPNPTILELLDRLLDTGVVVEGDVDLGMAQLNLIHAKLRLVLTSKPI; encoded by the coding sequence ATGACTTCTGAACATGTCGAGCCAGATCTATTGCCCAGCCTAGCGCTACAGCCTGCCGCCAAAACTGATGCGGGCTTAGCACCTCTGTTGCTCACCGTCATTGAGTTGGTACGCCAGCTAATGGAAGCCCAGGTGATTCGCCGCATGGAGTCTGGCGACCTCAACGACGACGACCTGGAACGGGCCGCCGATAGCCTGCGCAAGCTGGAAGAGCAGGTGGTGGCGATGTGTGAGATTTTCGATGTAGACCCGGCTGACCTCAACATTGATTTGGGAGAAATTGGCACGCTGCTACCCAAGGAAGGCAGCTACTACCCCGGCGCACACAACCCCAACCCCACCATTCTAGAATTGCTCGATCGCCTGCTAGATACAGGGGTTGTAGTCGAAGGTGATGTCGATTTGGGTATGGCCCAGCTCAACTTGATCCATGCCAAGCTGCGCCTAGTGCTCACCTCTAAACCCATCTAA
- a CDS encoding gas vesicle protein — MGRSMATATQGSSLVDVIERVLDKGIVIAGDISVSVGSTELLSIRIRLIISSVDKAREIGINWWESDPYLSSRTNELLEANQQLQARLETMEAELKALRSAAPTSESVHSTLMT; from the coding sequence ATGGGACGTAGCATGGCCACCGCTACCCAGGGATCTTCTCTGGTAGATGTGATTGAGCGAGTACTCGATAAAGGCATCGTAATTGCCGGCGATATCTCAGTTTCCGTAGGCTCCACCGAGCTGCTGAGCATTCGCATTCGCCTGATCATCTCCTCGGTAGACAAAGCCCGCGAGATCGGCATCAACTGGTGGGAGAGCGACCCCTACCTGAGCAGCCGCACCAACGAGCTGCTAGAGGCCAATCAACAGCTCCAGGCCCGCCTCGAAACCATGGAGGCTGAACTCAAAGCGCTGCGTTCGGCCGCACCCACAAGCGAGTCTGTCCATTCCACTTTGATGACGTAA
- the gvpA gene encoding gas vesicle structural protein GvpA, with translation MAVEKVNSSSSLAEVVDRILDKGIVVDAWVRVSLVGIELLAIEARIVIASVDTYLKYAEAVGLTAQAAVPAA, from the coding sequence ATGGCTGTTGAAAAAGTAAACTCTTCCTCTAGCTTGGCTGAAGTTGTCGATCGCATTTTGGACAAAGGCATCGTTGTTGATGCTTGGGTCCGTGTTTCTCTAGTCGGTATTGAGCTGCTGGCCATTGAAGCTCGTATCGTGATTGCCTCCGTCGATACCTACCTCAAGTACGCCGAAGCCGTTGGCCTGACCGCTCAAGCCGCTGTACCCGCTGCCTAA
- a CDS encoding glutamine synthetase family protein encodes MAISPTPDSRAILTQLREDNIRFVRVVWCDNGNIIRGKAIHLDALARQLDEGTCGVGLSAAQQAIPVVADAVAPGSGLGPVGEVWLVPDWDTLQRLPYAPGQARMLGEMVKDAQPWPWCSRQFLKRMVQRAAAQGLTVQAAFEPEFYLLRRGEEGFLPTDQTPFAATLAMDQHQKVVMAIADALAAQGIAVEQYYPESGPGQHEISVRYTQALAAADQQIVYRETVKAVAHQHGLVASFVPKLFDHQAGSGCHLHLSLWDGDRNLIPDGSGGLSAIAQAFAAGLLHHLPALMAITTPSPNSYRRLRPHCWSGAFCAWGMDNREVALRVPSNRGLPSPTHLELKTVDGAANPYLALGSAIAAGLDGIAQGYALPAPVQVDPGALSEADRRDRGIAPLPQSLTVALAALEQDDLLLEALGAPLAQTHLAVRRAELAAMAGMTLEAEVDLLCDRY; translated from the coding sequence ATGGCCATTTCCCCCACCCCAGACTCTAGGGCGATACTGACTCAGCTGCGGGAAGACAACATTCGCTTTGTGCGGGTGGTGTGGTGTGACAACGGCAACATAATTCGCGGTAAGGCTATCCATCTCGACGCGCTCGCCCGCCAACTGGACGAGGGTACCTGCGGGGTTGGGCTATCGGCGGCGCAGCAGGCTATTCCCGTGGTGGCCGATGCGGTGGCTCCCGGCAGTGGTCTAGGGCCGGTGGGAGAAGTGTGGCTGGTGCCTGACTGGGATACTTTACAGCGTTTGCCCTATGCCCCTGGCCAGGCGCGAATGCTGGGGGAGATGGTGAAAGATGCTCAGCCCTGGCCTTGGTGTTCGCGTCAGTTTCTCAAGCGGATGGTACAACGGGCGGCAGCGCAAGGGCTCACCGTTCAGGCGGCTTTTGAGCCGGAATTTTATTTGTTGCGGCGCGGGGAGGAGGGTTTTCTGCCCACTGACCAGACTCCCTTTGCGGCGACCTTGGCGATGGATCAGCACCAGAAGGTGGTGATGGCGATCGCTGATGCCCTGGCCGCCCAGGGTATTGCTGTAGAACAGTACTATCCCGAGTCGGGGCCGGGGCAGCATGAGATTTCGGTGCGCTATACCCAGGCGTTGGCGGCGGCGGATCAGCAGATTGTCTACCGCGAAACGGTGAAGGCGGTGGCGCACCAGCATGGGTTAGTGGCCTCCTTTGTGCCCAAACTGTTTGATCACCAGGCAGGTAGCGGTTGCCATTTGCACTTAAGTCTTTGGGATGGCGATCGCAACTTGATTCCCGATGGCTCGGGCGGTCTATCTGCGATCGCCCAAGCTTTCGCTGCTGGGCTGCTGCACCACCTGCCTGCCCTGATGGCCATCACCACCCCTAGCCCTAACTCCTACCGGCGGCTGCGGCCCCACTGCTGGAGTGGGGCGTTTTGTGCCTGGGGGATGGATAACCGGGAGGTGGCTCTGCGGGTTCCGAGCAATCGGGGTTTGCCTAGCCCTACCCATCTCGAACTCAAGACGGTAGATGGGGCGGCTAATCCTTACCTGGCGCTGGGAAGTGCGATCGCAGCGGGCTTAGACGGCATTGCTCAGGGCTACGCTCTGCCTGCACCCGTGCAGGTAGACCCAGGGGCGCTGTCAGAGGCAGACAGGCGCGATCGCGGCATTGCCCCTCTGCCCCAGTCTTTGACCGTAGCGCTGGCGGCTCTAGAGCAAGATGACCTTTTGTTAGAGGCCCTGGGTGCGCCGCTGGCCCAGACTCACTTGGCGGTGCGTCGAGCAGAACTGGCCGCTATGGCTGGTATGACCCTGGAGGCTGAGGTCGATCTGCTGTGCGATCGCTACTAG